The following proteins are encoded in a genomic region of Aptenodytes patagonicus chromosome 13, bAptPat1.pri.cur, whole genome shotgun sequence:
- the LOC143166656 gene encoding hexosaminidase D-like, producing the protein MAFQRSHRLNLLRLVVLLLVALAGIKFLFRDSFTLELHKHVSKDSRFWGDAGDAGQDAGPQSQALELPVAKITASRQEPGQQVHRDVSATEMRLVHLDLKGAAPRVSYLEEVFPLLSQLGANGILIEYEDMFPFKGELEILKSPYAYSEEDIERIQQLAELHKLEVVPLVQTFGHVEFILKHEKYQHLREVERFPNSFNPHVPDTLALLKSILSQVIEKHRRSTWIHIGADEVFHLGEGMDSKNWMSRNKGDTGTIYLKHIKEVLGFIATQYWGLRALMWDDMLRKISVGALRESGIAKHISPVVWFYAPDFEAEQIGPFLAKYVESGFEAVWFASAFKGTTGPAQTWPPLSYHLKNHLSWLKVMQALPRLAPLRFQGIVLTGWQRYDHYSVLCELLPVGIPSLAICLQTLVNGGFTEETKRKVLDTLGFQSMQLEQSTCEGRGAFPGAEIYHMVEQVNGHLKESILKALEEESAIKGWFSPYHRKRQFGNPRNMESFGSKVLKLHEDWESFVRDLRAHLERVYFPDTVEEWMEENVNLYLDQLRGLVQDYRAIIRLNARPKVT; encoded by the exons ATGGCCTTCCAGCGGAGCCACAGGCTGAACCTGCTGCGCCTTGTCGTGCTGCTCCTCGTGGCCTTGGCTGGCATCAAGTTCCTCTTCCGTGACAG CTTCACCCTGGAGCTGCACAAGCATGTCAGCAAGGACAGCAGGTTCTGGGGAGATGCAGGTGATGCTGGCCAGGACGCCGGCCCCCAGAGCCAGGCTCTCGAGCTCCCCGTGGCAAAGATAACGGCCTCAAGGCAAGAGCCTGGGCAGCAGGTCCACAGGGACGTCAGCGCCACCGAGATGAGGCTGGTCCACCTGGACCTCAAGGGAGCTGCACCCAGGGTCTCCTACCTGGAGGAG GTGTTCCCCCTCCTGTCCCAGCTGGGAGCCAACGGCATCCTCATCGAGTACGAGGACATGTTCCCCTTCAAGGGGGAGCTGGAAATCCTCAAGTCCCCGTACGCTTACAG cGAGGAGGACATCGAGCGGATCCAGCAGCTGGCGGAGCTCCACAAGCTGGAGGTGGTTCCCCTGGTGCAGACCTTTGGGCACGTGGAG TTCATCCTCAAGCATGAGAAGTACCAGCACCTGCGGGAGGTCGAGCGCTTCCCCAACAGCTTCAACCCCCATGTCCCCGACACCCTGGCCCTGCTCAAGAGCATCTTGTCACAGGTGATTGAGAAGCACAGACGCTCCACCTGGATCCACATCGGCGCAGATGAG GTCTTCCATCTTGGGGAGGGGATGGACTCCAAGAACTGGATGAGCCGCAACAAGGGTGACACGGGGACCATATACTTGAAACACATCAAGGAGGTGCTGGGCTTCATCGCCACGCAGTACTGGGGGCTGCGGGCACTCATGTGGGACGACATGCTGAGGAAGATCAGCGTGGGAGCCCTGCGGG AATCCGGAATAGCAAAGCACATCTCGCCCGTGGTGTGGTTCTACGCGCCCGACTTTGAGGCTGAGCAGATCG GGCCGTTCCTCGCCAAGTACGTGGAGAGCGGCTTCGAGGCGGTGTGGTTCGCCAGCGCCTTCAAGGGTACCACAGGGCCGGCGCAGACCTGGCCCCCCCTGAGCTACCACCTGAAAAACCACCTGAGCTGGCTGAAGGTGATGCAGGCCCTGCCGCGGCTGGCCCCGCTGCGCTTCCAGGGCATCGTCCTTACCGGCTGGCAGAG GTACGATCACTACTCGGTGCTCTGTGAGCTGCTACCCGTTGGCATCCCCTCCCTGGCCATCTGCCTGCAGACCCTGGTGAACG GGGGCTTCACGGAAGAGACGAAGAGGAAGGTCCTGGACACGCTGGGCTTCCAGAGcatgcagctggagcagagcacatG CGAGGGCAGGGGAGCATTCCCCGGCGCGGAGATCTACCACATGGTCGAGCAGGTTAACGGCCACCTGAAGGAGAGCATCCTTAAAGCCCTGGAGGAGGAGAG CGCCATCAAGGGCTGGTTCAGCCCCTATCACCGGAAGCGCCAGTTCGGCAACCCCCGCAACATGGAGAGCTTTGGCAGCAAGGTGCTGAA GCTCCACGAGGACTGGGAGAGCTTCGTCCGCGACCTGCGTGCCCACCTGGAGAGGGTCTACTTCCCCGACACGGTGGAGGAGTGGATGGAGGAGAACGTCAACCTCTACCTGGACCAGCTGCGGGGCCTGGTGCAGGACTACCGGGCCATCATCCGCCTCAACGCCAGGCCCAAGGTGACGTAG